AGCACTGATTGGCGCTGTTGCCAGGATGGCTCCGGGAGCTCCATCCCCTCGATCATTGATCAGAACCTGCACGTTTCCGATCTGCGGAGAACCGCCATATCGCTCGTACGCAAGAGGAGAATTCAGAACCGCAGCATCACAATCCCAACCAGTTCCCGGAACCGAGCCCACCCGAAACTCGATTCCGGGAACACGGCCCAGAATATTCCGACATTCCCGGACGAGCCTGTCCGATGACGCTGCCAGCACGTACTTCATCGCCGTCACCCACAGCTCGTGGTCGGCATTATTTGAGGCCTACTCAGCTTCGGGAGCATATCGTCATCGAGGGCGACTCCTCCATCAATGACATCCGCCGTGTAGGCCAACCTCGCGGGTTCGGGGAGATCCGCCAGCTTCCTTTGTGCGGATCCTGATGTAGGAACCCTCTCCAGAGTAGGAGGCCGGTTCGGACAGGTCGTGGAGCTGTGCCTCCAGGCACGCCCGGTACTCTTCGAAGGATCGCCCACAGGTGCGCGCGACCCATCGCCCGTCGTGGAACCTTGCACTGGACCGGGCTGGGCACCTACCGGTGGGTGGTCGAGCACACGATCGCCTGGCTCCACGGCTTCCGTCGGCTCCGCATCCACTGGGAGAGACGAGCCGATATCCACGAAGCCTTCCTCAAACTCGCCTGCCGCCTGCTCACACATCGACAACTCGGCACGCTGTGCCAGCCATAGGCGACCGACGAGTTGTCTCCGCTCACTGCAGCGGGCCAGACTCCAAGAAGGTACGCATCTCGATGGCAAGGTGGCGCATGTCCTCTCCAGGAGCATGACTGGTCGTCATCTCGAAACGCCACTCGTCGTCGGGGAATCGGTCGTGCAGCCCTCATGTCAATCGGACGTGTGATCCTGCGTGTTCCGCAGTCAGCGTCAGGTCGTCCTCGAGAGAGCGCCAGGTCCGGATGCCGTTCCATCCTCGAAACTCTTCTGCCAGCTCGGCAAGAAAGACGTCGAGGCCGTCACCGTCCCAGGTCCTCACCATGACCTCGATCCGCACCGACTCACCTTGAGCCGTCGCGAGGAAGTCGCGCATCAAGTCATCACGCTCTTCCGGGAAGGAGCGTGACAGCTGGTGGAAGCGCAGGCTGATCGCTCGATAGCGGCCACCTCCGACGCGGACAGCTGGGTTGGTCTCGCCTTCCTCCATCACGAGTGCAGGCTACGGGCACGAGAATCCCTGTGACCAGGGGTTTTGTTCCCCCTGCCGGACACAGGTCTTTGGAGTGAGCACAGCGCGGTTTCCCAGTCAGCCCTAGAGCCGCAGCTCGCGGTACTTGGCGGACAGCAGCGGGCCGAGGTGTTCGACGACTCCGTATCCCGGCTCGTGCTTGTAGGGCAGTTGGTACAGGAATGACGTCACGATCACTTCGATCACGTCGGGCCAGTGTACTTTCCGGCCAGAGCGTCATCGATGGCGCTGACGAGGCACCACCCTTAACCCTCTTCGTGTCCTCGGTGACCCACAACCGCAAGCCACCAAGCCGACCCGGCGTGCAGCAGAGACGCGACCGCGCCCCACTCGTCACACGCAATTGGAAGATTTGGGCCACCGGCTGACCAAGAATGCCCAGCCCCGCCAGAGATCAGAGTGGCCCAGACTTTCCAATTGAGACCCAGCCACCCCGCCCCCACGCTCACGGACGGCTCGCCGCTGTGGGATCTCAAGTTCGGCTGCACAATCTCACCGGCCGTTTCATATCGACTGCACTCGCCGTGCTTCTCGACGAACTTGCCCACCGCGCACGGCACATCGACCTGGCCGGCGAGCCTGGCCGCAGCACCTCCCACCTTGTGTGGGGTTACGCCTCCCTGCCCGTCTCACTCTCCGCGCGCGGATCACGGGTGAGCTATCCTCCGCGCATGCGCGGACAGTTCACCGGCTGGCCGGAGCGGGCCATGGACGTGTTGTGGCAGCTCCAGGGCGAACCGACCCACGCGACCCGCGAGCGCTACCGCGCGGACCGCGAACGCCTGGTCCGGCAGCCGATGGTCGCCCTGCTCAACGAGGTCGCGGACACCGACCCCCGGTACGAGGACTTCTCCGTCTGGCACTACCGCACCGACTCCTGGTGGTGGCAGCACCAGGTCGCGGTGATCCGGCTCGGCCGCAAGATCGAGATCGGTCTTCGGTTCTCCCTGGACGGCCTGCGGATCCAGGGCGCCTGGTGGTACCCCGATCCCGGCCAGGTGGACACGTTCCGCAAAGCCGTGGCCTCCGAGAGGAGCGGCCGCGAACTGTCCGCCATCGTCGAAGACGTACGGAAGAAGGGCTACGACATCTCCGGGGACGTGATGAGACGCCCCCCGCGCGGCTATCCGACGGACCACTCCCGTACGAACCTGCTGCGCCACCGTTCGCTGATCGCCGCCCGTCCCCTCGGCTGCGAGCAGTGGCTGCACACCCCCGAGGCGGTCGACCAGGTCCTCTCGGCCGCCGCCGACCTGGACGCCCTGCTGATGTGGCTGGTCCGCCACGTGAAGCGCGCCGCCTGACATCACGAGGCCCCGGGTCGAGGGCCGTCTGCCCGTCCGGAGCGGTCGTGGCTCGCATATGTATCAGCGGCCGTCAGGCGTATCGGTCGTTGTCGTTGACGGGACGGCGGGAAGCACGGCGGCGGTCGGTGACCTGCCGCCACTGGTCGCCGTAGGTGAAGCCGATCATGTCCTCTCCTGCCATGGCGCCATGGGGGAAGCTGAGTTCGGGGGCGCTGATCTCGTCGAGCCTGCGCAGGGCCTCGCCGTCGAGGGTGACGTCGACGTTGGTGTGCCGACTCTCGACTACGAGACCTTCGACGTGCGCAGCTCCCCCGGGCTGCGATTGATCGTGCACCACGCCCCGACAGACAGCCCCAGCGCGGACGCCCTGAACCTGCTCGGCTCGCTCGTCGCCAGCCGTAACCGCAGCACCAAGTAGACGGGACCGCGCCCGCCACGCAGCCCACCTCATCGCAAACCCACCTCGGCCACCCGAGTCAAGGGTGGAGCGAAGCGGAATCGGCGCAGACTCACGCCTCCCAGCCGGCAACCGCACAGTTCCCCTAGGGACGCCACCCCCCGCCCCGGACCCCACCTTCAGGGTCCCGCCGTCCTCCCGAACGACGCCCGGCGCCGCCCCGTCCGCGTCTGCTGGAGGCATGGACTTCAACAGGCGTACGGCTCTTGCGGCGGGGCTCGGGGTCGTGGTGGCGGGTGTTCCGTCCGCCCAGGCGACTACG
This genomic window from Streptomyces sp. DG2A-72 contains:
- a CDS encoding DUF6228 family protein, which produces MEEGETNPAVRVGGGRYRAISLRFHQLSRSFPEERDDLMRDFLATAQGESVRIEVMVRTWDGDGLDVFLAELAEEFRGWNGIRTWRSLEDDLTLTAEHAGSHVRLT
- a CDS encoding DUF2461 family protein, which codes for MRGQFTGWPERAMDVLWQLQGEPTHATRERYRADRERLVRQPMVALLNEVADTDPRYEDFSVWHYRTDSWWWQHQVAVIRLGRKIEIGLRFSLDGLRIQGAWWYPDPGQVDTFRKAVASERSGRELSAIVEDVRKKGYDISGDVMRRPPRGYPTDHSRTNLLRHRSLIAARPLGCEQWLHTPEAVDQVLSAAADLDALLMWLVRHVKRAA